tatttttaactagagATACTAActtcgtaaataacgaggtaacacgacgattatcttagggatatataatattcctttttagcagcccaatttaataaaaattagcacgctaagtaataattacgacgttaactactaaagctaagcttctttattttaaagaaactataaaaaagactatagttctaaagcgcctttttaaggatattacccttaacctaggagaagtatagttagttaactacgataattaataaacgattcgACTCGTCGTAAGGGAAGGAGaaaaaatagctacttaactttactatattaatatataaaatatatagctaagataagagCACGCTAGAGGTAGCTTTAAGGTTGCTtatgtattaataaaaaatatattagtaaatagacttattaaaaaccttttacgaactaagtttaaatatttctatacACTTTTTAACCTTTACGATacgtaaaaagctattataaatagccaaAATAGtcaaaaataattaatttaggctacgcttagaaaaacttaatacctAAAGGCAAACGATAGACAGAACTTAGAGTGCGGCCCGgaggcttaaaataaataaaataaaaacctcttatagCCCGAAGGCCTAAACtcctaaaataaccttacccCGTAaggtatacgtatataaaaataagacctaggcttatgcttactatttaaactcctaatttataaaatacgtaattactaagagtatagcgttattaaagaagAGGATTAGTACGCGCGCTAAGAAATATATCTTACGTACCtcgaagtttataaagttaggaataataagggtagcgGGGGGCGCGAGAGCTAGaacgattattaagttaacgaCCTAGGGTATAGAAGCgggtagtataataaaaggttagttataaataactataataagtataaaaaagaactagggGCGCGCGTTAAAGAAGTCctctatataaaaactaatatagttcttatatatcctctagttattatatatctagcgaacgatattataaagcttagtaatatcttactaaaactatagttagaagtgcgcttcttaataataaaaaaggataatatatttgtaaaaaagggagtactacttataatagcctcggtaagggcctaggctattagctataaaacgactagtatattaatataccctttagctaaacggctattaaaatagcgcgcatattagctattactttttataaaataataactactatccttagtatcggtatactagagggctactttaaaatagggtaaatACTAAATCTCCCGTTCCTCGGGAGCCTCTcccttaagctttttaaggactaagtatacgttaaataggcctaaaatagtaaagagaactatacttattatagggggtaccttagcctcttagcgttcttttttattttttactacccttttaaaaagagctagccttacgttttttaaaccttagaataatattaaatataaacttttaaaataataagtatataatataccctttttagaaggcttattatctaaactaatcttattcttatttttaaactccgagggggggataagtaaaagcctattagagctcttattactactatttactttattattacctttattacggccgctaaagagagcctcgaacttaataaagtcctcggtattttaattagtagcctcgatatcctcttagttagagagagagagctcgGTAGCTGggccttagtaaataagtaagaggttatagggGGGGGTAACGACCTAAAGGggctcgttagtattattacttatttaaacttttaataaaccgcataatatatatataaaaagtattataaaaattacgtaaaacttattattatttttaaatatattaaatatttatatttaaaataaaattagtaaacgattcgaTAGCGTAAGTACGCGCACGTAATAAACGGGGGTACTTATAGTAActataagaagttaaaaagaggaaaaaaaataatagctaagtaacgccgcgagaatttaaatatatataaagcggctaagtagcctcgcctttagtaatttatatactaaaaataataaaatacgcgctattccgggttaggattctatttattttaaataaaaagatatatttataataaacgcggtTTAAAAGACGCGTATCCTTTGCGCTtaattttcttttatttatatttaactaaattaggcctttataagggtatttaaagattctattttaggtataatagctccctagcaataataattagggggtatattacgtaatagggatagtaatcgcaccttataaagtgcccgttacgtgctaaatcacgtatctatcttagatattatatatatagaccttttccttttatctatttccactttaatagttaagccacttttaccacactccgtatgcccattgctgcgtgccataactcgtgacatACAACGGTCTCTGTATACTTACCTAAGCGGCATGGCTCTCGGAGTTCGGGACTGAGCAAGGTACGTCACAATGCCCCTCAAGTTGACTAGCGATCCCAGAAAGATGGAAATGTCGATGTAACAAAGATCCCAAGTTGGCAGGTCTAACGGATAAATATGTGATGTCCATTCTGCAGTGGTCTATGAGTGCTTCCTCAGCTTAATGGAGTCCATTGACCTTGACTTCTTTCACTCCATTCACACCGTTCACCACTTTAATTCCATTTGACCCATTCATTTCCTTCGGGGGTTTCTCCTCGTATTCCACCTTATTAACCAAACTGCCTAGGCCGTGGCTCATCACGATGCGAAGGTCATCCCCAGGAGCCAAGAAAACAGGCGGAGTTCTACTCACACCGATCCCGTGAGGAGTCCCCGTCATGATCACAGTCCCGGCCTCCAGTGTCGTGCCTTGAGACAAATACGCCACGATCTCGGCAATGGGAAAGATCATGTCGTCCCCTCTACCCTCTTGCATCACCTCGCCGTTGAGGACCGTCTTCAGCTCAATGACTGAAGGGTCTGGGAGGCCGCTCGCGCTGACGATACACGGACCCATCGGAGCAAAGCCGTCGAATCCCTTTCCGAAACCCCATTGAGCGCCGGCGAATTGGTGCTTTCGCGCCGTGACGTCGTTGGAGCACGTGTAACCGAGCACGTAGTCCATGGCATCCTCCACGCTGACATTCCTCGCGTCACGGCCGATGATGACAGCTAGCTCAGCTTCGTAGTCCGCTTGAAGGTCTGTTGCTTGATGAGGGATGAGGAGTGGCGCGTTTGACGCGTTGAGGCAGCTTGCGGGTTTGAAGAAGAGAGTTGGATGTTCTGGAAGTTCGAGGTCCATCTCTTTGGCGTGCTTGCGGTAGTTGAGACCAATGCAGCGGATCATGCCGATTTCTTTGCGTGTCAGGGGCGGAAGAAGCTTCTGGACGTTGAGGATCCTTGATGTTGGCTCTGCTGAGGCGTCCAGGGCTGAGATTCCAGTGAAAACCCGCACCGGTACAGGGAGGGATGCGGCCAGCGCAGCTCCAACTTTTGAGAGTGTCAGAGAATATGATTTGACTTGACCAGGAAGAAGAGGTCATACCGTCGACAGTCTCGTCGACTGGTTCGCCGATGTATTCCCTCCAATCATCTTCCGCGATGAATCGCACAAGCCGTTTCCATCTCTGAAGATTGTCAGTTACAAATACCTACGATGATAATGGTGCTTTGAAGCCCACTTACAGGAGTTATCATCTTGACTGACTAATTCTGAGGCTCAGTTTACGAAGAGATTTGAATTAGTTGATCGTGTTGGATTACAGCCTCAGGTGAATTCGAATGAGCTTGTTTGCGATAAAGAGTCGGTATGGCATTGCCTATGAGGCGGATATAAACACCCGCATCCAGAAGACAGTCCTCCGACCATTGACCGGATGCTGACTGCATCGAGTGACGTCGGTCATCCTCCGTAGTCGTGGCGTTTTCCCGATGGCTTCGGGAAATGTGATCGGCCTTTTCTCCAAAACCAAAGCCAGTATCCGCACCGAGATAACGTCGGGATCCTCACCCCGCAAAGCCCACCTTAAGTCGACAAGAGATGTTCCGGTAGATAGATAAAGACTGGTCGATAATTATGTAAAATTCTATGAACAACGTAGGGAGAAACGTGGTTCTGTCCCTATTCTCCAGACACGCGCCCACGCGATGCCGATTCGGCCACTTTGCCGGACCCATCTCCAGTGGGTCAGACTTCTCGGAGGCCCGAACGCTTGGGTTGGTCTTCCTATCTCCATTTTCACGACTGGTAGCTTTTGGCTTTCGAGAGATCCGTCTATCCATACAGGTCCACCACAAGAGTCAGAAAGCTTTGCCTGATTAAGGTAGTTGAAGTTGTGGCATGACTATTCCTCTGAGGCCGCTGAGGCCAAAGTTGTCTGCCACACTAGCTGATGGGCCAGCAAAATTTGCGGCCCTTGAGTGGGTCACACTTTCATCCACGTTCCCACAGCATTGTTAAATTCAAATTGAGCCTCGTCCCTCAACAATCAGAACAAGCACAATAGCTCAGGGGTAGAGCGCTGGGCTCATAACCCAGAGGTCCCTGGATCGAAACCAGGTTGTGCTACGAAAACCTTGCTTTTGAGAGTGTTACCTTTTGCGGCTCCTGTCCTGATCTATGCAGTGTTTTCTTTTGTTCTTTTGTAGGGTGACAAGGACTTGAACGTCTACAAGGGGCACAAAGGACAATGAAACTTTTGCCGAACTTCAGTTGGCTACTCCTTCGAGCCTCCATTGTTCGGCGAAGTGTTCGTTATGAGGTGGGCACACTCTCTTTCACCAGAGTTCAACGCCAAAATGTTATTGATGGACGTCTCCATCATCTTCATTGTACTTATGATATAGGACGACATTCTGGTCAACTTTCATTTTATGCCGAGCCTAACTCGATTCTGTTCACCTTATAACCTTCTGTCAGGACTCTCCCAATGATTTCCGTGGTCGTTGGTGGTAGCAGTGTATCATGGACATTCCCACTGATTGCTTGTATCAAAAAGATGGGTTCACCAACGCCCACCGACCATTGTGTTATTCTCGGCGTCGGGAATGACGCGACACAAGAACACGATGAATACGCGTTTCATGGCCTGGTGGAAAGAGCTCGTCAGTATAGTCAGCATGAAGCATATGACAGAGCGGGAAGACCTCGGAGTGCAAACCTGGCCAGTTCGTCCAGAAACCAAGATTCCAACAGAATGTTAACCCGACATGGACACTTTTCAGTCTATCAAACGCACATCACTgtcaggcctcgccggttaagggatagcttaagGGGGCatgaggaggaggaccaAGCAACAAAGGAGCAGCTCAGGCATATATAGAGCGTTGGTAGTacacctcgagggaagggcagaTTTCAGTAATTCATCTTCTAGACCCTAACAGCAGTTGGCCTCtatgagcttcttccctgtgtCACACACCTATTGACAATCACAACGGCTTACAAAGTTCTCAGTGACCCTTTTCTGCGCGCGCAATACGACAAGTCAAGACAACCCGTAGTCAGGGCCAAGAGCTTGCGTCTCCGCAAGTTTTCAGTGTGGAAAAGACGCACGTCCGACGATGAGTTCCGGAGATCGCAAGTATCAAACAAAAGCTGAAAGAAAAGCTAAAGAAAGGCAAGAAGAAACTTGAAGCTGCTTTGGAGACAGCGGCGCACAAGGCGAAAGAGGCAGAAGTGCGGCAGAAATCTCGGTGGCCTGAAATGCTTGCAACTCCCCAGGAAAAGAGCTTCTACAAGCAGCCGGCAATGTCACAGCCTCAACCTCACCAGCTTCAGAACAAATTCCATGCAGAAGAACGTTCGGAGACCCCGACGATTTATGAAGACGGTTGCAAAACTTCGAAGGGCTATCAAGTTCGAGATCGGGATGCTACTACTGATTTTTACAATGGGGACCCGCATAGCTTTGACGAGGCCGTGGAGCCAAGAGAGTTGAAAACGCGCAATCTG
The Colletotrichum lupini chromosome 6, complete sequence DNA segment above includes these coding regions:
- a CDS encoding fumarylacetoacetate hydrolase → MITPRWKRLVRFIAEDDWREYIGEPVDETVDVGAALAASLPVPVRVFTGISALDASAEPTSRILNVQKLLPPLTRKEIGMIRCIGLNYRKHAKEMDLELPEHPTLFFKPASCLNASNAPLLIPHQATDLQADYEAELAVIIGRDARNVSVEDAMDYVLGYTCSNDVTARKHQFAGAQWGFGKGFDGFAPMGPCIVSASGLPDPSVIELKTVLNGEVMQEGRGDDMIFPIAEIVAYLSQGTTLEAGTVIMTGTPHGIGVSRTPPVFLAPGDDLRIVMSHGLGSLVNKVEYEEKPPKEMNGSNGIKVVNGVNGVKEVKVNGLH